The Brumimicrobium sp. genomic interval GAAAGAACCTTAGTCAAAACAGGTCTTTTTCTTGAAATTCCTGTAGGATATGAGGCTCAAGTACGACCTAGGAGTGGTTTGGCTCTTAAAAAAGGAGTTACTGTTTTAAATACTCCAGGAACTATTGATGCGGACTACAGAGGTGAAATCTGTGTGATTTTGATTAACCTTTCTAATGACGATTTTATAATTGAAGATGGTGATAGAATTGCTCAAATGATATTCGCTAAGTTTGAACAAGCACAATGGCTAGAAGTAGAGGTTCTTTCAGAAACTGAAAGAGGTGAAGGTGGATTTGGTAGTACAGGTAAAAAATAAAATTTGAAATGAAGATTATAGTTCCGATGGCGGGCCGTGGTTCCCGTTTACGTCCACATACATTAACAGTTCCCAAACCGCTTGTTCCGGTAGGGGGAAAACCTATTGTTCACCGTTTGGTAGAGGATATTGCAGAAATTTGTAGTGAACCGATTGATGAGATAGCATTTGTAGTTGGTGATTTTGGGGAAAAGATTGAAAAAGAATTAATTCAAGTTGCCGAAAAACTGGGAGCCAAAGGAAGTATCTTTTATCAAGATCAACCACTTGGAACTGCTCATGCGGTGTTGTGTGCAAAAGAAAAGTTGGAAGGACCTGTTGTTGTTGCATTTGCAGATACCTTGTTCAAGGCAGATTTTAAAATTAACCCAGAAGATGATGGAATTCTGTGGGTAAAACAAATTGATGACCCAAGTGCTTTTGGGGTTGTAATCACAAACGAAAA includes:
- the dut gene encoding dUTP diphosphatase; translation: MKVNIINRSKHDLPQYETSASAGVDLRANIDTTITLKPLERTLVKTGLFLEIPVGYEAQVRPRSGLALKKGVTVLNTPGTIDADYRGEICVILINLSNDDFIIEDGDRIAQMIFAKFEQAQWLEVEVLSETERGEGGFGSTGKK